CCTCGTCATGACGGTCATGGCTCCCGACCAGCCTGGCCTGGTGGAAGCCTTGGCCGCCTGTCTCAATAGGCACGGCGGCAATTGGCAGGAAAGTCGCATGGCCCACCTCGACGGACAATTCGTGGGCCTCCTCCGGGTTCAGCTCCAGCCGGAGCAAGCGCCGCCCCTGATAGCCTCTCTTGCTGCCCTGGAGGGAGTCCGGGTGCAGGTTAGTGAACCCTCTTCTCAGCAGCAACCGACCAAGGAAACGGTGCTTTTGGAAATCCTGGGGCAGGACCGGGTTGGCATCGTGAAAGAACTCTCACAGGTCCTCTCGACCCATCGGGTCAACGTGGAAGAACTGGAAACGACCGTGGAAAACGCGCCCTGGTCAGGCGAGCAACTCTTCCGAGCGAAAGCCCGACTCCAGGTCCCCCCCGAGCAGTCCATGGAGGAACTTCGGGAAAAATTACAGGCAATTGGCTCGGACTTGATGGTCGAAGTCGTCTTGAGTCGAAAGGTTTGAGCCGAGGCCCAAGCAATTGCACTGACCGAACCAAGAATACTGGAGACCGTTTTGATACAAAGCTGCTGGATCAAGTGGTAGAACGGCCGCGTGAACCTTGTGTCGTACCAAATCCAAGAAAGGTTTGGATGATAGCGGAGCGGTTTTTGGTTTCTGGTAAGGCGAGAGTGGTCAGGCTGGACCAGGGTCCTGCCTGACCCGACCAACGCCGCCAGGAGCCAAAGGACGCCCGCCCCGCGTCTTCCCGCAGCCACAGGCTGCCTGAATTACCAACCCAATCAGATCCTATCGTCCAAAGGTTTCTTGGATTTGGTATCAGACAGAGGTGAGACGAGGGCGTGCTACCGGCACCATAGTCCCGAATCTGCGGCACATCGGCCCCCTCTCTCTTCTGCGTGTGATACCAACCTCCAGAATTCACAGGTAGAAAGGAGGGGAGGTGTTGT
The sequence above is a segment of the Verrucomicrobiota bacterium genome. Coding sequences within it:
- a CDS encoding ACT domain-containing protein; this translates as MISLVMTVMAPDQPGLVEALAACLNRHGGNWQESRMAHLDGQFVGLLRVQLQPEQAPPLIASLAALEGVRVQVSEPSSQQQPTKETVLLEILGQDRVGIVKELSQVLSTHRVNVEELETTVENAPWSGEQLFRAKARLQVPPEQSMEELREKLQAIGSDLMVEVVLSRKV